The following coding sequences lie in one Capnocytophaga stomatis genomic window:
- a CDS encoding nucleoid-associated protein produces the protein MLNLYTTHIDSLSIHRIGNQSKNEPLFLSQQPYSLNDEIVGLLKEYFFKPFREKEENYFRFSHDVDVEFNELYQLVASIFENENSIHEVSKKIAQHLYNQSNHPHIKSGELYVTLLHDIYLDNNKVSAVGIFKSEMKHSFLQFEENQNQLDIIIQEGVNIHKLDKGCIVFNVNKEEGYKVLSVDSNRYDTKYWLENFLGVDALIDENFYTKKYLKFSQDFAKDVILPAEDKKQEVMFMNRAINYFAKNDEFEETSFVNEVIDNPELIPEFKHYKVEKGPKYQIEDVSSFPIANKAVSDVRKKIKNVIELDTNIQIRMDFVNPESAEKFIEKGWDEEKQMYYYLVYFNREQKN, from the coding sequence ATGCTAAATCTTTACACCACACACATAGATAGTTTATCTATCCATCGTATTGGAAATCAAAGTAAAAACGAACCCTTATTTTTGTCACAACAGCCCTATTCGCTTAATGATGAAATAGTTGGTTTGTTGAAGGAATATTTTTTCAAGCCTTTCCGTGAAAAGGAGGAAAATTATTTCCGATTTTCACACGATGTAGATGTGGAATTCAACGAACTTTATCAATTGGTAGCTTCCATTTTTGAAAATGAAAATTCAATTCACGAGGTTTCTAAAAAAATAGCCCAACATCTTTATAATCAGTCCAATCATCCGCATATTAAAAGTGGAGAGTTATATGTTACTCTGCTTCACGATATTTATTTGGATAACAATAAAGTATCTGCTGTTGGGATTTTTAAATCGGAAATGAAACATAGTTTTCTGCAATTTGAAGAAAACCAAAATCAGTTGGATATCATCATTCAAGAAGGCGTGAATATTCACAAATTGGATAAAGGGTGTATCGTTTTCAATGTCAATAAAGAAGAAGGTTACAAAGTACTTTCGGTGGATAGCAATCGCTACGATACAAAGTATTGGCTGGAAAACTTTTTAGGTGTAGATGCTTTGATTGATGAAAATTTTTACACAAAGAAATATCTGAAATTCAGCCAAGATTTTGCCAAAGACGTGATTCTTCCTGCCGAAGATAAAAAGCAAGAGGTAATGTTTATGAATCGTGCGATAAATTATTTTGCTAAAAATGACGAATTCGAGGAAACTTCTTTTGTGAATGAAGTAATTGATAATCCGGAACTTATCCCTGAATTTAAACATTATAAGGTAGAAAAGGGACCTAAATACCAAATTGAAGATGTTTCAAGTTTTCCGATAGCCAATAAAGCGGTTTCGGACGTTCGCAAGAAAATCAAAAACGTAATTGAGTTGGATACAAACATTCAAATACGAATGGATTTTGTGAATCCTGAATCAGCTGAAAAATTCATTGAAAAAGGTTGGGACGAAGAAAAACAAATGTATTATTATTTGGTGTATTTTAACCGAGAACAGAAAAATTAA
- a CDS encoding IS1096 element passenger TnpR family protein: MIYKFRVILDVKEDVFRDIVIQGDATLEDFHNVIIQSFGFAGDEMASFYLTDDDWNQGEEITLFDLSESGEIRLMEETSVDSVVSEEEPKLLYVYDFFNMWTFFVELVEISDEEDGASYPSLLFAHGSIPAEAPEKFFEADDFNEFEDEFSDFDMDEEDYDNFREEDYY; this comes from the coding sequence ATGATATACAAATTTAGAGTTATACTCGATGTAAAAGAAGACGTTTTCCGTGACATAGTAATTCAGGGAGATGCAACTTTGGAAGATTTTCACAACGTTATCATACAATCATTCGGGTTTGCCGGTGACGAAATGGCATCATTTTACTTAACCGATGATGATTGGAATCAAGGCGAGGAAATCACCCTTTTTGACCTTTCGGAAAGTGGCGAAATTCGTTTGATGGAAGAAACATCAGTGGATTCAGTGGTAAGTGAAGAAGAACCTAAGTTGCTTTACGTTTACGATTTTTTCAATATGTGGACTTTCTTCGTGGAGCTTGTAGAAATTTCAGACGAAGAAGATGGTGCCTCCTACCCTTCTCTACTTTTCGCTCACGGTTCAATTCCAGCCGAAGCACCCGAAAAATTCTTTGAAGCCGATGATTTTAACGAATTTGAAGATGAATTCAGTGACTTCGATATGGACGAAGAAGATTACGACAATTTCAGAGAAGAAGATTATTACTAA